The following proteins are encoded in a genomic region of Alnus glutinosa chromosome 8, dhAlnGlut1.1, whole genome shotgun sequence:
- the LOC133876278 gene encoding cysteine-rich receptor-like protein kinase 44: protein MAPEYATEGLFLVKSDVFSFGILLLEILSGKKNRGAWELWRDGRHSELIDACLGDSCNFSESLRCLHVSLLCVQQHPEERPSMLSVVTMLSNDNSLPEPKEPGFYAGKSSPWAYSSSANQQSSSTNYISVTQLDAR, encoded by the exons ATGGCACCCGAATATGCCACTGAAGGTCTATTCTTAGTAAAATCCGATGTCTTTAGCTTCGGGATATTGTTGCTAGAGATATTAAGTGGAAAGAAGAATCGAGGG GCATGGGAGTTGTGGAGAGATGGCAGGCATTCTGAACTGATTGATGCGTGCTTGGGggactcgtgcaatttttccGAGAGTTTACGTTGTCTCCATGTCAGTCTCTTATGCGTGCAACAACATCCTGAGGAGAGGCCTAGCATGTTGTCTGTGGTTACGATGTTGAGCAATGACAACTCATTACCTGAACCCAAAGAGCCTGGTTTCTATGCAGGAAAAAGTTCGCCTTGGGCATATTCTTCATCGGCCAACCAGCAATCATCTTCAACCAATTATATATCTGTAACACAGTTAGATGCTCGATAG
- the LOC133875895 gene encoding G-type lectin S-receptor-like serine/threonine-protein kinase At4g27290 isoform X1, with amino-acid sequence MQIFSLVIVITNFLFFCSGFSNFVDTITGSQSISDGTTLVSRDGKSFELGFFSTPGSSTNRYLGIWYKNIPVKTVVWVANRRNPIKDLSGVLMVNGSGNLVLLHRNGRVVWWASSTKEARNPIVQLLDSGNLVLRDEKEENPENCLWQSFDYPSDTLLPGMKLGWDFRTGLERRLSAWKSSDDPSPGDLSFGIEPYNYSECVMKKGSKNYFRTGPWNGLHWSGSPELKGTQIFNSSFVSNKDEVYFIYHPINKSLISRGVLNQTANLYQPYIWMENDQTWSVFAPLPREIDCDMYNYCGAYGNCVRGEFPVCQCLQGFKPKSNDSSNPESWSQGCLRSTKLSCQDKHRDGFLKVGGLKLPDTMHSWLNTSLNLEQCRATCLSNCACMAFTNSDIRGRGSGCAIWFGDLLDIRKLTYNEQDLYIRMPASELEVINHQKTKVIVIAVAAIAVVIGVLFVAYCIRKRRTNFRAHFVISEKMENDVILGQNTEGQTEDLELPLFDLLTVTDATNNFSGHNKLGEGGFGPVFRGILKDGREIAVKRLARSSGQGLNEFKNEVILIAKLQHRNLVRLLGCCIQGEEKMLIYEYMPNRSMDFFIFDQKRAEVLGWSMRFHIICGIARGLLYLHEDSRLRIIHRDLKASNVLLDSNMNPKISDFGMARICGEDQTEGNTNRVVGTYGYMAPEYAIHGLFSVKSDVFSFGVLLLEILSGKKSRGFFDSSQSLNLIGHAWKLWREGRPLELIDTCLGDDSCPQLPQIIRCVHISLLCVQQHPEDRPSMSSVVTMLSSESSLPEPKEPGFHVGNKSLSVEYSSSSKQQSSSTNDISVSLLEAR; translated from the exons ATGCAGATTTTTTCTCTTGTGATTGTGATTaccaactttctttttttctgctcTGGATTCTCCAATTTTGTTGACACCATTACTGGATCCCAGTCCATCAGCGATGGCACGACCTTGGTTTCCAGGGATGGAAAAAGCTTTGAACTGGGGTTCTTCAGTACTCCAGGTAGTTCCACCAACCGTTATTTGGGGATTTGGTACAAGAATATCCCGGTTAAAACGGTTGTTTGGGTAGCAAATCGGCGAAACCCAATCAAGGATTTGTCCGGCGTGTTGATGGTAAACGGCTCAGGTAATCTTGTGCTTCTCCACCGGAACGGGAGAGTTGTGTGGTGGGCGAGTTCGACGAAAGAGGCCCGGAATCCAATAGTACAGCTTTTAGACTCGGGAAATCTAGTACTGAGagatgagaaagaagaaaatccagAAAACTGTCTGTGGCAGAGCTTTGACTATCCTTCTGATACACTTTTACCGGGGATGAAGCTCGGATGGGACTTTAGGACTGGTCTGGAACGGCGCCTGTCCGCATGGAAGAGTTCAGACGATCCATCTCCTGGAGACCTTTCTTTTGGTATTGAACCTTATAATTACTCCGAGTGTGTCATGAAGAAAGGCTCTAAGAACTACTTCCGGACCGGCCCATGGAATGGCCTTCACTGGAGTGGTTCACCGGAGTTAAAGGGCACGCAGATTTTCAACAGCAGTTTTGTCTCCAATAAGGACGAGGTGTACTTCATATACCACCCAATAAATAAGTCTCTGATCTCAAGAGGAGTTTTGAACCAAACTGCCAACTTGTATCAGCCCTACATATGGATGGAAAACGATCAAACTTGGAGCGTGTTTGCACCTCTGCCAAGAGAGATCGACTGTGACATGTATAACTATTGTGGCGCTTATGGAAATTGTGTCAGGGGTGAATTTCCTGTCTGTCAATGTTTACAAGGATTCAAGCCCAAGTCTAATGACAGCTCGAACCCAGAGAGCTGGTCTCAAGGATGTCTACGCAGTACGAAATTGAGCTGCCAGGATAAACATAGAGATGGGTTCCTAAAAGTTGGTGGGCTCAAATTGCCAGATACCATGCATTCTTGGTTGAATACAAGTCTAAATCTCGAGCAATGTAGAGCAACATGCTTGAGCAACTGTGCCTGTATGGCCTTTACAAACTCAGACATCAGAGGAAGAGGTAGCGGCTGCGCCATCTGGTTTGGTGATTTACTTGATATTCGAAAGCTTACATATAATGAGCAGGATCTGTATATTCGAATGCCTGCTTCAGAGTTAG AAGTGATAAACCACCAAAAGACGAAGGTGATAGTGATAGCTGTAGCTGCCATTGCCGTTGTCATTGGGGTGCTATTTGTTGCCTATTGCATACGCAAACGCAGGACAAACTTCAGAG CACATTTTGTTATATCAGAGAAAATGGAGAACGATGTAATCCTAGGTCAGAACACTGAAGGCCAAACAGAAGACCTGGAACTCCCCTTGTTCGACCTACTTACAGTAACTGATGCCACCAACAACTTTTCAGGCCACAACAAGCTTGGTGAAGGTGGTTTTGGACCCGTATTCCGG GGTATACTGAAAGATGGACGAGAAATTGCTGTAAAAAGGCTTGCACGTAGCTCTGGACAAGGATTGAATGagtttaaaaatgaagttatattgATTGCCAAATTGCAACATCGAAATCTTGTTAGGCTTCTCGGATGCTGCATTCAAGGAGAGGAGAAAATGCTAATCTATGAATACATGCCCAATAGAAGCATGGACTTCTTCATTTTTG ATCAAAAGAGAGCTGAAGTTTTAGGCTGGTCTATGCGCTTCCACATTATTTGTGGAATTGCTCGGgggcttctttatcttcatgaagattccaGACTAAGGATTATACACAGAGATCTCAAAGCAAGTAATGTCTTACTTGATAGTaatatgaatccaaaaatttcagacTTCGGCATGGCTAGAATATGTGGAGAAGATCAGACTGAAGGAAATACAAACAGAGTAGTTGGAACTTA TGGATATATGGCTCCCGAATATGCAATTCATGGGTTATTCTCAGTAAAATCTGATGTCTTTAGTTTTGGAGTATTGTTGCTAGAGATATTAAGTGGAAAGAAGAGTCGAGGATTCTTCGATTCAAGCCAAAGTCTGAATCTTATCGGACAC GCATGGAAACTATGGAGAGAAGGCAGGCCTTTAGAGCTGATCGATACGTGCCTAGGAGACGACTCATGCCCTCAGCTTCCACAGATTATACGCTGTGTCCATATCAGTCTCTTATGCGTGCAACAGCATCCTGAGGATAGGCCCAGCATGTCTTCTGTGGTTACGATGCTAAGCAGTGAGAGTTCATTACCTGAACCTAAAGAGCCTGGTTTCCATGTTGGAAATAAATCACTTTCTGTGGAATATTCTTCATCCAGCAAGCAGCAATCATCTTCAACAAACGATATATCTGTTTCGCTGTTAGAGGCTCGATGA
- the LOC133875895 gene encoding G-type lectin S-receptor-like serine/threonine-protein kinase At4g27290 isoform X2: MQIFSLVIVITNFLFFCSGFSNFVDTITGSQSISDGTTLVSRDGKSFELGFFSTPGSSTNRYLGIWYKNIPVKTVVWVANRRNPIKDLSGVLMVNGSGNLVLLHRNGRVVWWASSTKEARNPIVQLLDSGNLVLRDEKEENPENCLWQSFDYPSDTLLPGMKLGWDFRTGLERRLSAWKSSDDPSPGDLSFGIEPYNYSECVMKKGSKNYFRTGPWNGLHWSGSPELKGTQIFNSSFVSNKDEVYFIYHPINKSLISRGVLNQTANLYQPYIWMENDQTWSVFAPLPREIDCDMYNYCGAYGNCVRGEFPVCQCLQGFKPKSNDSSNPESWSQGCLRSTKLSCQDKHRDGFLKVGGLKLPDTMHSWLNTSLNLEQCRATCLSNCACMAFTNSDIRGRGSGCAIWFGDLLDIRKLTYNEQDLYIRMPASELVINHQKTKVIVIAVAAIAVVIGVLFVAYCIRKRRTNFRAHFVISEKMENDVILGQNTEGQTEDLELPLFDLLTVTDATNNFSGHNKLGEGGFGPVFRGILKDGREIAVKRLARSSGQGLNEFKNEVILIAKLQHRNLVRLLGCCIQGEEKMLIYEYMPNRSMDFFIFDQKRAEVLGWSMRFHIICGIARGLLYLHEDSRLRIIHRDLKASNVLLDSNMNPKISDFGMARICGEDQTEGNTNRVVGTYGYMAPEYAIHGLFSVKSDVFSFGVLLLEILSGKKSRGFFDSSQSLNLIGHAWKLWREGRPLELIDTCLGDDSCPQLPQIIRCVHISLLCVQQHPEDRPSMSSVVTMLSSESSLPEPKEPGFHVGNKSLSVEYSSSSKQQSSSTNDISVSLLEAR, from the exons ATGCAGATTTTTTCTCTTGTGATTGTGATTaccaactttctttttttctgctcTGGATTCTCCAATTTTGTTGACACCATTACTGGATCCCAGTCCATCAGCGATGGCACGACCTTGGTTTCCAGGGATGGAAAAAGCTTTGAACTGGGGTTCTTCAGTACTCCAGGTAGTTCCACCAACCGTTATTTGGGGATTTGGTACAAGAATATCCCGGTTAAAACGGTTGTTTGGGTAGCAAATCGGCGAAACCCAATCAAGGATTTGTCCGGCGTGTTGATGGTAAACGGCTCAGGTAATCTTGTGCTTCTCCACCGGAACGGGAGAGTTGTGTGGTGGGCGAGTTCGACGAAAGAGGCCCGGAATCCAATAGTACAGCTTTTAGACTCGGGAAATCTAGTACTGAGagatgagaaagaagaaaatccagAAAACTGTCTGTGGCAGAGCTTTGACTATCCTTCTGATACACTTTTACCGGGGATGAAGCTCGGATGGGACTTTAGGACTGGTCTGGAACGGCGCCTGTCCGCATGGAAGAGTTCAGACGATCCATCTCCTGGAGACCTTTCTTTTGGTATTGAACCTTATAATTACTCCGAGTGTGTCATGAAGAAAGGCTCTAAGAACTACTTCCGGACCGGCCCATGGAATGGCCTTCACTGGAGTGGTTCACCGGAGTTAAAGGGCACGCAGATTTTCAACAGCAGTTTTGTCTCCAATAAGGACGAGGTGTACTTCATATACCACCCAATAAATAAGTCTCTGATCTCAAGAGGAGTTTTGAACCAAACTGCCAACTTGTATCAGCCCTACATATGGATGGAAAACGATCAAACTTGGAGCGTGTTTGCACCTCTGCCAAGAGAGATCGACTGTGACATGTATAACTATTGTGGCGCTTATGGAAATTGTGTCAGGGGTGAATTTCCTGTCTGTCAATGTTTACAAGGATTCAAGCCCAAGTCTAATGACAGCTCGAACCCAGAGAGCTGGTCTCAAGGATGTCTACGCAGTACGAAATTGAGCTGCCAGGATAAACATAGAGATGGGTTCCTAAAAGTTGGTGGGCTCAAATTGCCAGATACCATGCATTCTTGGTTGAATACAAGTCTAAATCTCGAGCAATGTAGAGCAACATGCTTGAGCAACTGTGCCTGTATGGCCTTTACAAACTCAGACATCAGAGGAAGAGGTAGCGGCTGCGCCATCTGGTTTGGTGATTTACTTGATATTCGAAAGCTTACATATAATGAGCAGGATCTGTATATTCGAATGCCTGCTTCAGAGTTAG TGATAAACCACCAAAAGACGAAGGTGATAGTGATAGCTGTAGCTGCCATTGCCGTTGTCATTGGGGTGCTATTTGTTGCCTATTGCATACGCAAACGCAGGACAAACTTCAGAG CACATTTTGTTATATCAGAGAAAATGGAGAACGATGTAATCCTAGGTCAGAACACTGAAGGCCAAACAGAAGACCTGGAACTCCCCTTGTTCGACCTACTTACAGTAACTGATGCCACCAACAACTTTTCAGGCCACAACAAGCTTGGTGAAGGTGGTTTTGGACCCGTATTCCGG GGTATACTGAAAGATGGACGAGAAATTGCTGTAAAAAGGCTTGCACGTAGCTCTGGACAAGGATTGAATGagtttaaaaatgaagttatattgATTGCCAAATTGCAACATCGAAATCTTGTTAGGCTTCTCGGATGCTGCATTCAAGGAGAGGAGAAAATGCTAATCTATGAATACATGCCCAATAGAAGCATGGACTTCTTCATTTTTG ATCAAAAGAGAGCTGAAGTTTTAGGCTGGTCTATGCGCTTCCACATTATTTGTGGAATTGCTCGGgggcttctttatcttcatgaagattccaGACTAAGGATTATACACAGAGATCTCAAAGCAAGTAATGTCTTACTTGATAGTaatatgaatccaaaaatttcagacTTCGGCATGGCTAGAATATGTGGAGAAGATCAGACTGAAGGAAATACAAACAGAGTAGTTGGAACTTA TGGATATATGGCTCCCGAATATGCAATTCATGGGTTATTCTCAGTAAAATCTGATGTCTTTAGTTTTGGAGTATTGTTGCTAGAGATATTAAGTGGAAAGAAGAGTCGAGGATTCTTCGATTCAAGCCAAAGTCTGAATCTTATCGGACAC GCATGGAAACTATGGAGAGAAGGCAGGCCTTTAGAGCTGATCGATACGTGCCTAGGAGACGACTCATGCCCTCAGCTTCCACAGATTATACGCTGTGTCCATATCAGTCTCTTATGCGTGCAACAGCATCCTGAGGATAGGCCCAGCATGTCTTCTGTGGTTACGATGCTAAGCAGTGAGAGTTCATTACCTGAACCTAAAGAGCCTGGTTTCCATGTTGGAAATAAATCACTTTCTGTGGAATATTCTTCATCCAGCAAGCAGCAATCATCTTCAACAAACGATATATCTGTTTCGCTGTTAGAGGCTCGATGA
- the LOC133875895 gene encoding G-type lectin S-receptor-like serine/threonine-protein kinase At4g27290 isoform X4, translating to MQIFSLVIVITNFLFFCSGFSNFVDTITGSQSISDGTTLVSRDGKSFELGFFSTPGSSTNRYLGIWYKNIPVKTVVWVANRRNPIKDLSGVLMVNGSGNLVLLHRNGRVVWWASSTKEARNPIVQLLDSGNLVLRDEKEENPENCLWQSFDYPSDTLLPGMKLGWDFRTGLERRLSAWKSSDDPSPGDLSFGIEPYNYSECVMKKGSKNYFRTGPWNGLHWSGSPELKGTQIFNSSFVSNKDEVYFIYHPINKSLISRGVLNQTANLYQPYIWMENDQTWSVFAPLPREIDCDMYNYCGAYGNCVRGEFPVCQCLQGFKPKSNDSSNPESWSQGCLRSTKLSCQDKHRDGFLKVGGLKLPDTMHSWLNTSLNLEQCRATCLSNCACMAFTNSDIRGRGSGCAIWFGDLLDIRKLTYNEQDLYIRMPASELVINHQKTKVIVIAVAAIAVVIGVLFVAYCIRKRRTNFREKMENDVILGQNTEGQTEDLELPLFDLLTVTDATNNFSGHNKLGEGGFGPVFRGILKDGREIAVKRLARSSGQGLNEFKNEVILIAKLQHRNLVRLLGCCIQGEEKMLIYEYMPNRSMDFFIFDQKRAEVLGWSMRFHIICGIARGLLYLHEDSRLRIIHRDLKASNVLLDSNMNPKISDFGMARICGEDQTEGNTNRVVGTYGYMAPEYAIHGLFSVKSDVFSFGVLLLEILSGKKSRGFFDSSQSLNLIGHAWKLWREGRPLELIDTCLGDDSCPQLPQIIRCVHISLLCVQQHPEDRPSMSSVVTMLSSESSLPEPKEPGFHVGNKSLSVEYSSSSKQQSSSTNDISVSLLEAR from the exons ATGCAGATTTTTTCTCTTGTGATTGTGATTaccaactttctttttttctgctcTGGATTCTCCAATTTTGTTGACACCATTACTGGATCCCAGTCCATCAGCGATGGCACGACCTTGGTTTCCAGGGATGGAAAAAGCTTTGAACTGGGGTTCTTCAGTACTCCAGGTAGTTCCACCAACCGTTATTTGGGGATTTGGTACAAGAATATCCCGGTTAAAACGGTTGTTTGGGTAGCAAATCGGCGAAACCCAATCAAGGATTTGTCCGGCGTGTTGATGGTAAACGGCTCAGGTAATCTTGTGCTTCTCCACCGGAACGGGAGAGTTGTGTGGTGGGCGAGTTCGACGAAAGAGGCCCGGAATCCAATAGTACAGCTTTTAGACTCGGGAAATCTAGTACTGAGagatgagaaagaagaaaatccagAAAACTGTCTGTGGCAGAGCTTTGACTATCCTTCTGATACACTTTTACCGGGGATGAAGCTCGGATGGGACTTTAGGACTGGTCTGGAACGGCGCCTGTCCGCATGGAAGAGTTCAGACGATCCATCTCCTGGAGACCTTTCTTTTGGTATTGAACCTTATAATTACTCCGAGTGTGTCATGAAGAAAGGCTCTAAGAACTACTTCCGGACCGGCCCATGGAATGGCCTTCACTGGAGTGGTTCACCGGAGTTAAAGGGCACGCAGATTTTCAACAGCAGTTTTGTCTCCAATAAGGACGAGGTGTACTTCATATACCACCCAATAAATAAGTCTCTGATCTCAAGAGGAGTTTTGAACCAAACTGCCAACTTGTATCAGCCCTACATATGGATGGAAAACGATCAAACTTGGAGCGTGTTTGCACCTCTGCCAAGAGAGATCGACTGTGACATGTATAACTATTGTGGCGCTTATGGAAATTGTGTCAGGGGTGAATTTCCTGTCTGTCAATGTTTACAAGGATTCAAGCCCAAGTCTAATGACAGCTCGAACCCAGAGAGCTGGTCTCAAGGATGTCTACGCAGTACGAAATTGAGCTGCCAGGATAAACATAGAGATGGGTTCCTAAAAGTTGGTGGGCTCAAATTGCCAGATACCATGCATTCTTGGTTGAATACAAGTCTAAATCTCGAGCAATGTAGAGCAACATGCTTGAGCAACTGTGCCTGTATGGCCTTTACAAACTCAGACATCAGAGGAAGAGGTAGCGGCTGCGCCATCTGGTTTGGTGATTTACTTGATATTCGAAAGCTTACATATAATGAGCAGGATCTGTATATTCGAATGCCTGCTTCAGAGTTAG TGATAAACCACCAAAAGACGAAGGTGATAGTGATAGCTGTAGCTGCCATTGCCGTTGTCATTGGGGTGCTATTTGTTGCCTATTGCATACGCAAACGCAGGACAAACTTCAGAG AGAAAATGGAGAACGATGTAATCCTAGGTCAGAACACTGAAGGCCAAACAGAAGACCTGGAACTCCCCTTGTTCGACCTACTTACAGTAACTGATGCCACCAACAACTTTTCAGGCCACAACAAGCTTGGTGAAGGTGGTTTTGGACCCGTATTCCGG GGTATACTGAAAGATGGACGAGAAATTGCTGTAAAAAGGCTTGCACGTAGCTCTGGACAAGGATTGAATGagtttaaaaatgaagttatattgATTGCCAAATTGCAACATCGAAATCTTGTTAGGCTTCTCGGATGCTGCATTCAAGGAGAGGAGAAAATGCTAATCTATGAATACATGCCCAATAGAAGCATGGACTTCTTCATTTTTG ATCAAAAGAGAGCTGAAGTTTTAGGCTGGTCTATGCGCTTCCACATTATTTGTGGAATTGCTCGGgggcttctttatcttcatgaagattccaGACTAAGGATTATACACAGAGATCTCAAAGCAAGTAATGTCTTACTTGATAGTaatatgaatccaaaaatttcagacTTCGGCATGGCTAGAATATGTGGAGAAGATCAGACTGAAGGAAATACAAACAGAGTAGTTGGAACTTA TGGATATATGGCTCCCGAATATGCAATTCATGGGTTATTCTCAGTAAAATCTGATGTCTTTAGTTTTGGAGTATTGTTGCTAGAGATATTAAGTGGAAAGAAGAGTCGAGGATTCTTCGATTCAAGCCAAAGTCTGAATCTTATCGGACAC GCATGGAAACTATGGAGAGAAGGCAGGCCTTTAGAGCTGATCGATACGTGCCTAGGAGACGACTCATGCCCTCAGCTTCCACAGATTATACGCTGTGTCCATATCAGTCTCTTATGCGTGCAACAGCATCCTGAGGATAGGCCCAGCATGTCTTCTGTGGTTACGATGCTAAGCAGTGAGAGTTCATTACCTGAACCTAAAGAGCCTGGTTTCCATGTTGGAAATAAATCACTTTCTGTGGAATATTCTTCATCCAGCAAGCAGCAATCATCTTCAACAAACGATATATCTGTTTCGCTGTTAGAGGCTCGATGA
- the LOC133875895 gene encoding G-type lectin S-receptor-like serine/threonine-protein kinase At4g27290 isoform X3, translated as MQIFSLVIVITNFLFFCSGFSNFVDTITGSQSISDGTTLVSRDGKSFELGFFSTPGSSTNRYLGIWYKNIPVKTVVWVANRRNPIKDLSGVLMVNGSGNLVLLHRNGRVVWWASSTKEARNPIVQLLDSGNLVLRDEKEENPENCLWQSFDYPSDTLLPGMKLGWDFRTGLERRLSAWKSSDDPSPGDLSFGIEPYNYSECVMKKGSKNYFRTGPWNGLHWSGSPELKGTQIFNSSFVSNKDEVYFIYHPINKSLISRGVLNQTANLYQPYIWMENDQTWSVFAPLPREIDCDMYNYCGAYGNCVRGEFPVCQCLQGFKPKSNDSSNPESWSQGCLRSTKLSCQDKHRDGFLKVGGLKLPDTMHSWLNTSLNLEQCRATCLSNCACMAFTNSDIRGRGSGCAIWFGDLLDIRKLTYNEQDLYIRMPASELEVINHQKTKVIVIAVAAIAVVIGVLFVAYCIRKRRTNFREKMENDVILGQNTEGQTEDLELPLFDLLTVTDATNNFSGHNKLGEGGFGPVFRGILKDGREIAVKRLARSSGQGLNEFKNEVILIAKLQHRNLVRLLGCCIQGEEKMLIYEYMPNRSMDFFIFDQKRAEVLGWSMRFHIICGIARGLLYLHEDSRLRIIHRDLKASNVLLDSNMNPKISDFGMARICGEDQTEGNTNRVVGTYGYMAPEYAIHGLFSVKSDVFSFGVLLLEILSGKKSRGFFDSSQSLNLIGHAWKLWREGRPLELIDTCLGDDSCPQLPQIIRCVHISLLCVQQHPEDRPSMSSVVTMLSSESSLPEPKEPGFHVGNKSLSVEYSSSSKQQSSSTNDISVSLLEAR; from the exons ATGCAGATTTTTTCTCTTGTGATTGTGATTaccaactttctttttttctgctcTGGATTCTCCAATTTTGTTGACACCATTACTGGATCCCAGTCCATCAGCGATGGCACGACCTTGGTTTCCAGGGATGGAAAAAGCTTTGAACTGGGGTTCTTCAGTACTCCAGGTAGTTCCACCAACCGTTATTTGGGGATTTGGTACAAGAATATCCCGGTTAAAACGGTTGTTTGGGTAGCAAATCGGCGAAACCCAATCAAGGATTTGTCCGGCGTGTTGATGGTAAACGGCTCAGGTAATCTTGTGCTTCTCCACCGGAACGGGAGAGTTGTGTGGTGGGCGAGTTCGACGAAAGAGGCCCGGAATCCAATAGTACAGCTTTTAGACTCGGGAAATCTAGTACTGAGagatgagaaagaagaaaatccagAAAACTGTCTGTGGCAGAGCTTTGACTATCCTTCTGATACACTTTTACCGGGGATGAAGCTCGGATGGGACTTTAGGACTGGTCTGGAACGGCGCCTGTCCGCATGGAAGAGTTCAGACGATCCATCTCCTGGAGACCTTTCTTTTGGTATTGAACCTTATAATTACTCCGAGTGTGTCATGAAGAAAGGCTCTAAGAACTACTTCCGGACCGGCCCATGGAATGGCCTTCACTGGAGTGGTTCACCGGAGTTAAAGGGCACGCAGATTTTCAACAGCAGTTTTGTCTCCAATAAGGACGAGGTGTACTTCATATACCACCCAATAAATAAGTCTCTGATCTCAAGAGGAGTTTTGAACCAAACTGCCAACTTGTATCAGCCCTACATATGGATGGAAAACGATCAAACTTGGAGCGTGTTTGCACCTCTGCCAAGAGAGATCGACTGTGACATGTATAACTATTGTGGCGCTTATGGAAATTGTGTCAGGGGTGAATTTCCTGTCTGTCAATGTTTACAAGGATTCAAGCCCAAGTCTAATGACAGCTCGAACCCAGAGAGCTGGTCTCAAGGATGTCTACGCAGTACGAAATTGAGCTGCCAGGATAAACATAGAGATGGGTTCCTAAAAGTTGGTGGGCTCAAATTGCCAGATACCATGCATTCTTGGTTGAATACAAGTCTAAATCTCGAGCAATGTAGAGCAACATGCTTGAGCAACTGTGCCTGTATGGCCTTTACAAACTCAGACATCAGAGGAAGAGGTAGCGGCTGCGCCATCTGGTTTGGTGATTTACTTGATATTCGAAAGCTTACATATAATGAGCAGGATCTGTATATTCGAATGCCTGCTTCAGAGTTAG AAGTGATAAACCACCAAAAGACGAAGGTGATAGTGATAGCTGTAGCTGCCATTGCCGTTGTCATTGGGGTGCTATTTGTTGCCTATTGCATACGCAAACGCAGGACAAACTTCAGAG AGAAAATGGAGAACGATGTAATCCTAGGTCAGAACACTGAAGGCCAAACAGAAGACCTGGAACTCCCCTTGTTCGACCTACTTACAGTAACTGATGCCACCAACAACTTTTCAGGCCACAACAAGCTTGGTGAAGGTGGTTTTGGACCCGTATTCCGG GGTATACTGAAAGATGGACGAGAAATTGCTGTAAAAAGGCTTGCACGTAGCTCTGGACAAGGATTGAATGagtttaaaaatgaagttatattgATTGCCAAATTGCAACATCGAAATCTTGTTAGGCTTCTCGGATGCTGCATTCAAGGAGAGGAGAAAATGCTAATCTATGAATACATGCCCAATAGAAGCATGGACTTCTTCATTTTTG ATCAAAAGAGAGCTGAAGTTTTAGGCTGGTCTATGCGCTTCCACATTATTTGTGGAATTGCTCGGgggcttctttatcttcatgaagattccaGACTAAGGATTATACACAGAGATCTCAAAGCAAGTAATGTCTTACTTGATAGTaatatgaatccaaaaatttcagacTTCGGCATGGCTAGAATATGTGGAGAAGATCAGACTGAAGGAAATACAAACAGAGTAGTTGGAACTTA TGGATATATGGCTCCCGAATATGCAATTCATGGGTTATTCTCAGTAAAATCTGATGTCTTTAGTTTTGGAGTATTGTTGCTAGAGATATTAAGTGGAAAGAAGAGTCGAGGATTCTTCGATTCAAGCCAAAGTCTGAATCTTATCGGACAC GCATGGAAACTATGGAGAGAAGGCAGGCCTTTAGAGCTGATCGATACGTGCCTAGGAGACGACTCATGCCCTCAGCTTCCACAGATTATACGCTGTGTCCATATCAGTCTCTTATGCGTGCAACAGCATCCTGAGGATAGGCCCAGCATGTCTTCTGTGGTTACGATGCTAAGCAGTGAGAGTTCATTACCTGAACCTAAAGAGCCTGGTTTCCATGTTGGAAATAAATCACTTTCTGTGGAATATTCTTCATCCAGCAAGCAGCAATCATCTTCAACAAACGATATATCTGTTTCGCTGTTAGAGGCTCGATGA